In the genome of Panthera uncia isolate 11264 chromosome B3 unlocalized genomic scaffold, Puncia_PCG_1.0 HiC_scaffold_1, whole genome shotgun sequence, one region contains:
- the ZBTB1 gene encoding zinc finger and BTB domain-containing protein 1 isoform X1, with product MAKPSHSSYVLQQLNNQREWGFLCDCCIAIDDIYFQAHKAVLAACSSYFRMFFMNHQHSTAQLNLSNMKISAECFDLILQFMYLGKIMTAPSSFEQFKVAMNYLQLYNVPDCLEDIQDADCSSSKCSSSASSKQNSKMIFGVRMYEDTVARNGSEANRWCAEPSSTVNTPHNREPDEESLQLGNFPEPLFDVCKKSSVSKLSTPKERVSRRFGRSFTCDSCGFGFSCEKLLDEHVLTCTNRHSYQNTRSYHRIVDLRDGKDSNIKAEFGEKDSSKTFSTQTDKYREDPSQAAEDSTSTPGSRKSSTVESELAGEEKSRAAERKRIIIKMEPEDIPTDELKDFNIIKVTDKDCNESTDNDELEDEPEEPFYRYYVEEEIGIKKSGRKTLKPRMSISAEERGGLESMRPPNNSSPVQEDTENASCELCGLTITEEDLSSHYLAKHIENICACGKCGQILVKGRQLQEHAQRCGEPQDLTMNGLGNAEEKMDMEENPDEQSEIRDMFVEMLDDFRDNHFQINSIQKKQLFKHSACPFRCPNCGQRFETENLVVEHMSSCLDQDVFKSAIMEENERDHRRKHFCNLCGKGFYQRCHLREHYTVHTKEKQFVCQTCGKQFLRERQLRLHNDMHKGMARYVCSICDQGNFRKHDHVRHMISHLSAGETICQVCFQIFPNNEQLEQHMDVHLYTCGICGAKFNLRKDMRSHYNAKHLKRT from the coding sequence ATGGCAAAGCCCAGCCACAGCAGCTACGTCCTTCAGCAGCTAAACAACCAAAGGGAATGGGGTTTTCTCTGTGACTGTTGTATTGCAATCGATGACATTTACTTCCAAGCACACAAAGCAGTTCTGGCTGCCTGTAGCTcctattttagaatgtttttcatGAACCATCAGCACAGTACTGCGCAACTGAATCTCAGCAACATGAAAATTAGTGCCGAGTGTTTTGATCTCATTCTGCAGTTTATGTATTTAGGTAAAATCATGACTGCTCCCTCTAGTTTTGAGCAGTTTAAAGTGGCAATGAACTATCTACAGCTGTACAATGTTCCTGACTGCTTAGAAGACATACAGGATGCAGATTGTTCCAGTTCCAAGTGTTCATCTTCTGCTTCTAGCAAACAGAACAGCAAGATGATCTTTGGGGTAAGAATGTACGAAGACACAGTGGCTAGAAATGGCAGTGAGGCCAATAGGTGGTGTGCAGAACCCAGTTCAACCGTAAATACACCACataacagagagcccgatgaagAGTCTTTACAGTTAGGTAATTTTCCGGAACCACTGTTTGATGTCTGTAAAAAAAGTTCGGTGTCCAAATTATCTACTCCAAAAGAACGTGTGTCACGACGCTTTGGACGGAGTTTTACCTGTGACAGCTGTGGATTTGGCTTTAGCTGTGAAAAGTTATTAGATGAGCATGTGCTAACCTGTACTAACAGACATTCGTACCAAAACACAAGATCCTACCACAGAATAGTGGATCTTAGAGATGGAAAAGACAGTAATATCAAAGCTGAGTTTGGTGAAAAGGAttcttctaaaacattttctACGCAGACGGACAAATACCGAGAAGACCCGAGCCAGGCGGCCGAGGATTCGACTTCAACCCCTGGAAGCAGAAAAAGTAGCACCGTGGAGTCTGAGCTAGCCGGTGAAGAAAAAAGCAGAGCTGCCGAAAGGAAAAGAATCATTATCAAGATGGAGCCAGAAGATATTCCTACAGACGAACTGAAAGACTTTAACATCATTAAAGTTACTGATAAAGACTGTAACGAATCCACTGACAACGACGAATTAGAAGATGAACCTGAAGAGCCATTTTATAGATACTATGTTGAAGAAGAGATCGGTATTAAAAAAAGTGGTAGGAAAACTCTAAAACCTCGGATGTCAATAAGTGCTGAAGAAAGAGGAGGTTTAGAAAGTATGAGGCCCCCTAACAACAGCAGTCCGGTACAAGAGGATACCGAAAATGCGTCTTGTGAGCTGTGCGGACTCACAATCACCGAGGAGGACCTGTCATCCCATTACTTAGCCAAACACATTGAAAATATCTGTGCGTGTGGTAAATGCGGACAGATCCTTGTTAAGGGCAGACAGCTTCAGGAACATGCGCAGAGATGTGGAGAACCCCAAGATCTGACAATGAATGGCTTAGGAAATGCCGAGGAGAAAATGGACATGGAAGAGAATCCTGATGAGCAGTCAGAAATAAGAGATATGTTTGTTGAAATGTTGGATGATTTCAGGGACAATCATTTCCAGATCAACAGTATCCAAAAAAAGCAGTTATTTAAACACTCTGCCTGTCCTTTCCGATGTCCAAATTGTGGCCAGCGTTTTGAAACTGAGAACCTAGTGGTTGAACATATGTCTAGCTGCCTAGACCAAGATGTGTTTAAGAGTGCCATCATGGAAGAAAACGAGAGAGATCACAGACGAAAGCATTTCTGCAATCTGTGTGGAAAAGGATTTTATCAGCGGTGCCACTTAAGAGAACACTACACTGTTCACACCAAGGAAAAACAGTTTGTCTGTCAGACATGCGGAAAGCAGTTTTTAAGAGAGCGTCAGTTGCGACTGCACAATGATATGCACAAAGGCATGGCCAGGTATGTCTGTTCCATTTGTGATCAAGGAAACTTCAGAAAACATGACCATGTGCGGCATATGATTTCTCATTTATCTGCCGGTGAGACTATATGCCAGGTCTGCTTTCAGATATTCCCAAATAATGAACAGTTGGAACAGCACATGGATGTTCATCTGTATACATGTGGAATATGTGGAGCCAAATTTAATTTGAGGAAAGATATGAGATCACATTATAATGCCAAGCATTTGAAAAGAACATAA
- the ZBTB1 gene encoding zinc finger and BTB domain-containing protein 1 isoform X2, whose amino-acid sequence MAKPSHSSYVLQQLNNQREWGFLCDCCIAIDDIYFQAHKAVLAACSSYFRMFFMNHQHSTAQLNLSNMKISAECFDLILQFMYLGKIMTAPSSFEQFKVAMNYLQLYNVPDCLEDIQDADCSSSKCSSSASSKQNSKMIFGVRMYEDTVARNGSEANRWCAEPSSTVNTPHNREPDEESLQLGNFPEPLFDVCKKSSVSKLSTPKERVSRRFGRSFTCDSCGFGFSCEKLLDEHVLTCTNRHSYQNTRSYHRIVDLRDGKDSNIKAEFGEKDSSKTFSTQTDKYREDPSQAAEDSTSTPGSRKSSTVESELAGEEKSRAAERKRIIIKMEPEDIPTDELKDFNIIKVTDKDCNESTDNDELEDEPEEPFYRYYVEEEIGIKKSGRKTLKPRMSISAEERGGLESMRPPNNSSPVQEDTENASCELCGLTITEEDLSSHYLAKHIENICACGKCGQILVKGRQLQEHAQRCGEPQDLTMNGLGNAEEKMDMEENPDEQSEIRDMFVEMLDDFRDNHFQINSIQKKQLFKHSACPFRCPNCGQRFETENLVVEHMSSCLDQDVFKSAIMEENERDHRRKHFCNLCGKGFYQRCHLREHYTVHTKEKQFVCQTCGKQFLRERQLRLHNDMHKGMASGEIGPSKPLEK is encoded by the coding sequence ATGGCAAAGCCCAGCCACAGCAGCTACGTCCTTCAGCAGCTAAACAACCAAAGGGAATGGGGTTTTCTCTGTGACTGTTGTATTGCAATCGATGACATTTACTTCCAAGCACACAAAGCAGTTCTGGCTGCCTGTAGCTcctattttagaatgtttttcatGAACCATCAGCACAGTACTGCGCAACTGAATCTCAGCAACATGAAAATTAGTGCCGAGTGTTTTGATCTCATTCTGCAGTTTATGTATTTAGGTAAAATCATGACTGCTCCCTCTAGTTTTGAGCAGTTTAAAGTGGCAATGAACTATCTACAGCTGTACAATGTTCCTGACTGCTTAGAAGACATACAGGATGCAGATTGTTCCAGTTCCAAGTGTTCATCTTCTGCTTCTAGCAAACAGAACAGCAAGATGATCTTTGGGGTAAGAATGTACGAAGACACAGTGGCTAGAAATGGCAGTGAGGCCAATAGGTGGTGTGCAGAACCCAGTTCAACCGTAAATACACCACataacagagagcccgatgaagAGTCTTTACAGTTAGGTAATTTTCCGGAACCACTGTTTGATGTCTGTAAAAAAAGTTCGGTGTCCAAATTATCTACTCCAAAAGAACGTGTGTCACGACGCTTTGGACGGAGTTTTACCTGTGACAGCTGTGGATTTGGCTTTAGCTGTGAAAAGTTATTAGATGAGCATGTGCTAACCTGTACTAACAGACATTCGTACCAAAACACAAGATCCTACCACAGAATAGTGGATCTTAGAGATGGAAAAGACAGTAATATCAAAGCTGAGTTTGGTGAAAAGGAttcttctaaaacattttctACGCAGACGGACAAATACCGAGAAGACCCGAGCCAGGCGGCCGAGGATTCGACTTCAACCCCTGGAAGCAGAAAAAGTAGCACCGTGGAGTCTGAGCTAGCCGGTGAAGAAAAAAGCAGAGCTGCCGAAAGGAAAAGAATCATTATCAAGATGGAGCCAGAAGATATTCCTACAGACGAACTGAAAGACTTTAACATCATTAAAGTTACTGATAAAGACTGTAACGAATCCACTGACAACGACGAATTAGAAGATGAACCTGAAGAGCCATTTTATAGATACTATGTTGAAGAAGAGATCGGTATTAAAAAAAGTGGTAGGAAAACTCTAAAACCTCGGATGTCAATAAGTGCTGAAGAAAGAGGAGGTTTAGAAAGTATGAGGCCCCCTAACAACAGCAGTCCGGTACAAGAGGATACCGAAAATGCGTCTTGTGAGCTGTGCGGACTCACAATCACCGAGGAGGACCTGTCATCCCATTACTTAGCCAAACACATTGAAAATATCTGTGCGTGTGGTAAATGCGGACAGATCCTTGTTAAGGGCAGACAGCTTCAGGAACATGCGCAGAGATGTGGAGAACCCCAAGATCTGACAATGAATGGCTTAGGAAATGCCGAGGAGAAAATGGACATGGAAGAGAATCCTGATGAGCAGTCAGAAATAAGAGATATGTTTGTTGAAATGTTGGATGATTTCAGGGACAATCATTTCCAGATCAACAGTATCCAAAAAAAGCAGTTATTTAAACACTCTGCCTGTCCTTTCCGATGTCCAAATTGTGGCCAGCGTTTTGAAACTGAGAACCTAGTGGTTGAACATATGTCTAGCTGCCTAGACCAAGATGTGTTTAAGAGTGCCATCATGGAAGAAAACGAGAGAGATCACAGACGAAAGCATTTCTGCAATCTGTGTGGAAAAGGATTTTATCAGCGGTGCCACTTAAGAGAACACTACACTGTTCACACCAAGGAAAAACAGTTTGTCTGTCAGACATGCGGAAAGCAGTTTTTAAGAGAGCGTCAGTTGCGACTGCACAATGATATGCACAAAGGCATGGCCAG